From a single Shewanella donghaensis genomic region:
- a CDS encoding YdeI/OmpD-associated family protein, with protein MPEPDPLKIMSFATPKDLSEWLKVNHVTESELWVKIFKKNTGIHSVSWDDLVIEVLCWGWIDGVKKSLDDQAYLQRITPRKKRSNWSKRNTEHAERLISENLMMESGLVHILAAKADGRWENAYVVSEMEVPTDFIIALESKPNAKEFFNTLNKSSRYVIAYGLNSAKKPETRLRRFEKFIMMLVHQQKPK; from the coding sequence ATGCCTGAACCTGATCCACTGAAAATCATGTCATTTGCAACACCGAAAGATCTCAGCGAGTGGCTAAAGGTCAATCACGTGACAGAAAGTGAGCTGTGGGTAAAAATATTTAAGAAAAACACTGGGATTCACAGTGTAAGCTGGGATGATCTCGTGATAGAAGTTTTGTGCTGGGGTTGGATTGACGGTGTTAAAAAGTCACTTGATGATCAGGCCTATCTCCAGCGCATTACTCCCAGAAAAAAACGAAGTAACTGGTCTAAAAGAAACACAGAACATGCTGAACGCTTGATAAGTGAAAACCTGATGATGGAATCAGGTCTCGTTCATATTCTTGCGGCAAAAGCTGACGGTCGTTGGGAAAACGCCTATGTAGTAAGTGAAATGGAAGTGCCCACGGATTTTATAATTGCTCTGGAGAGCAAGCCGAACGCTAAAGAATTTTTTAACACTCTCAATAAATCGAGTCGTTATGTTATCGCCTACGGATTGAACAGTGCGAAGAAACCCGAAACCAGACTCAGGCGGTTTGAAAAATTCATCATGATGCTTGTTCACCAACAAAAGCCTAAATAG
- a CDS encoding flagellar protein FlgN, with protein sequence MANTAQQPTKREKVQSLLRGIRQDIDGYKQLKALLVRQRELMQRRDNAGLQHHNTEQTSLIDALMERAKVRSTTLVSLGFSGNSKGMEILITKLPDTSQQQVALLWRHLLGLAKESQKYNEANGKLLVSQQEVIKSLLNQQPENQNDYGHTR encoded by the coding sequence ATGGCTAATACAGCACAGCAACCCACTAAGCGTGAAAAAGTACAAAGTTTGCTGCGGGGAATTCGTCAGGATATTGATGGCTATAAACAATTAAAAGCACTATTAGTGCGCCAGCGCGAATTGATGCAGCGCCGAGATAATGCCGGTTTACAACATCATAATACTGAGCAAACAAGCTTAATTGATGCTTTAATGGAGCGAGCTAAGGTTCGATCTACTACTTTGGTTTCATTAGGTTTTAGTGGTAATAGTAAGGGCATGGAAATCTTGATAACAAAATTGCCTGACACTAGCCAGCAGCAAGTGGCATTACTGTGGCGTCATTTATTGGGCCTGGCCAAAGAGAGTCAAAAATATAATGAAGCCAACGGAAAATTATTAGTCAGCCAACAGGAAGTGATTAAGTCATTATTAAACCAGCAGCCTGAGAATCAAAATGACTATGGGCATACGAGATAA
- the fliF gene encoding flagellar basal-body MS-ring/collar protein FliF: MPATLTQPNQPITDVGVKASPFATMKEKWTNFNNGDKQVALLATFAIVVACVIVLMLWTASQGYRPLYGSQEQVESSQIIEVLEAEGISYRLDANSGLVLVPEERLGKARMTLAARGVKAQMPMGMESLENSGIGTSQFMEQAKYRYSLEGELSRTIMALRAVRTARVHLAIPKKTLFIRQQPELPSASVMLDLYAGSNIQTEQVESIVNLVAGSVPGMTAERVQVVDQQGNHLSSALTLNNDITQARDHQLKYTHELEQNLINRASSMLQPILGQENFQVQVAAQVSFNQVEETNESLDPQTIVTQEQQSSNEVNGELAMGIPGALSNQAPAADTTENNLRRNVTQQTNRNFEVGRSVKHTRYQQMQLENISISVLLNNQSAGENGWSEQQLTSMSSMVQDAIGFTAARGDQFSINSFDFAPIHIAEFKPMPWWQSEGYESYLRYIIGCILGLGLIFFVLRPLVRHLTTTVDLSALKDDNNQKETLEYSEPKAAQISSSSDDAQSLADELMGLGQPANADLMSIGLPETSSPLKVKMEHLSVLAEKEPARVAEVIANWISDKDGKQQ, translated from the coding sequence ATGCCCGCAACCCTAACTCAACCAAACCAACCGATCACAGATGTTGGTGTAAAAGCATCACCATTTGCAACCATGAAAGAGAAATGGACCAACTTTAACAACGGCGACAAACAAGTTGCCTTGTTGGCCACTTTTGCCATTGTTGTCGCCTGCGTTATTGTGCTTATGCTTTGGACTGCAAGCCAAGGGTATCGCCCTCTTTATGGCAGCCAAGAGCAAGTTGAATCCTCACAAATCATTGAAGTACTGGAAGCAGAAGGTATCAGTTACCGTTTAGACGCCAATTCAGGTTTAGTATTAGTCCCAGAAGAACGTTTGGGTAAAGCACGTATGACCCTTGCTGCACGAGGGGTGAAAGCGCAAATGCCAATGGGAATGGAATCACTTGAAAACTCAGGTATTGGCACCAGTCAATTCATGGAGCAAGCAAAATACCGCTACAGTCTTGAAGGCGAATTATCCCGAACCATTATGGCGCTTCGAGCAGTTAGAACTGCGCGAGTGCATTTAGCCATCCCGAAAAAAACCTTATTCATTCGCCAACAACCTGAATTACCGTCAGCATCAGTCATGTTAGATCTCTATGCCGGCAGTAATATTCAAACTGAACAAGTTGAATCAATTGTTAATTTGGTTGCTGGGAGTGTCCCAGGAATGACAGCAGAACGAGTCCAAGTGGTCGATCAACAAGGTAACCATTTAAGCTCAGCGTTAACGCTTAATAACGACATAACCCAAGCTAGAGACCACCAACTAAAATACACCCATGAGCTTGAACAGAATCTCATCAATCGAGCATCAAGCATGCTACAACCGATACTTGGTCAAGAAAACTTCCAGGTACAAGTTGCAGCACAGGTCAGCTTTAATCAAGTAGAAGAAACCAATGAGAGTCTTGACCCACAAACGATTGTGACTCAGGAACAACAAAGTTCAAATGAAGTTAACGGCGAACTGGCGATGGGTATTCCTGGCGCCTTAAGTAACCAAGCTCCTGCCGCAGATACGACTGAAAATAATCTACGCCGCAATGTCACCCAGCAAACAAATCGTAATTTTGAAGTTGGTCGTTCAGTCAAACATACTCGTTACCAGCAAATGCAGCTGGAAAATATCTCAATCTCAGTACTATTGAATAACCAAAGTGCTGGCGAAAATGGTTGGTCCGAGCAACAACTCACCTCAATGAGTTCAATGGTACAAGATGCGATTGGCTTCACCGCTGCCCGTGGTGATCAATTCAGCATAAATAGCTTTGATTTTGCGCCTATTCACATTGCTGAATTCAAGCCGATGCCTTGGTGGCAATCAGAAGGATATGAATCATATCTACGATACATCATTGGCTGCATATTGGGCTTAGGGTTAATTTTCTTTGTGCTACGTCCATTGGTTAGACACCTCACCACAACCGTTGATCTTAGCGCACTAAAAGATGATAACAACCAAAAAGAAACACTTGAATACAGTGAACCCAAAGCCGCACAAATATCTAGTAGCAGTGATGATGCTCAATCCCTTGCTGATGAGCTAATGGGACTAGGACAACCTGCTAATGCTGACTTAATGAGTATAGGCTTGCCAGAAACCAGCTCGCCGTTAAAAGTTAAAATGGAACATTTAAGCGTCTTGGCAGAAAAAGAGCCAGCACGTGTCGCGGAAGTTATCGCCAATTGGATCAGCGATAAAGACGGTAAGCAGCAATAA
- a CDS encoding flagellar basal body rod protein FlgB produces the protein MAINLDAALGIHPQTLDFRVERSKMLAGNLANAETPGYKAQDLDFKAVMTQINSGMDVGRDYQTAYRVPYEASADQNTVELGKEQARYSQNSMDYQTSLTFLNMKISGLRSAIEGQ, from the coding sequence ATGGCTATCAACCTCGACGCCGCCTTAGGCATTCACCCGCAAACATTAGATTTTAGGGTCGAACGCAGCAAGATGCTCGCAGGCAATTTAGCCAATGCGGAAACCCCTGGCTATAAAGCGCAAGATTTAGATTTTAAAGCGGTGATGACCCAAATTAATTCCGGCATGGATGTTGGCCGAGATTACCAAACTGCCTATCGGGTTCCTTATGAGGCTTCGGCGGATCAAAACACCGTAGAGCTAGGCAAAGAACAGGCAAGGTACTCGCAAAACTCCATGGATTATCAAACCAGTCTCACGTTTTTAAACATGAAAATTTCCGGCTTACGCTCAGCCATTGAAGGGCAATAG
- a CDS encoding flagellar hook capping FlgD N-terminal domain-containing protein — protein sequence MNVTPSTTSSDPTTSAPVSNSPGNDASSIRNEFMTLMIAQIQNQDPTNPMDANEYVSQLAQFSQVESLEHMRANQAVSMVMMENLAIVQSAQLVGKTAMVPATELELDDVVVDGKVYLANAVEDLSIDIKDEHGDVVHTLELGPQEPGDIAFAIDPEALGLPAGEYSIEANMTADDVTETADTFIAATIEKVHFVSASGVMMAELGNGLGTVSVLEISEVS from the coding sequence ATGAACGTAACACCCAGCACCACTAGCAGCGATCCAACAACGTCAGCACCAGTATCAAATTCACCGGGTAATGATGCTTCATCAATACGCAACGAGTTCATGACGCTGATGATTGCACAAATTCAAAACCAGGACCCAACCAACCCGATGGATGCTAACGAGTACGTCTCTCAATTAGCGCAATTCTCCCAGGTTGAGAGTTTAGAGCACATGCGTGCTAACCAGGCTGTGAGCATGGTAATGATGGAAAATCTCGCCATCGTGCAATCGGCGCAACTGGTGGGTAAAACCGCCATGGTGCCCGCAACGGAGTTGGAGCTAGATGACGTCGTAGTTGATGGCAAAGTGTATTTAGCCAATGCGGTAGAAGATCTCAGTATCGACATCAAGGATGAACATGGCGATGTGGTTCATACCCTTGAACTCGGCCCCCAAGAGCCTGGTGATATTGCCTTTGCAATCGACCCTGAAGCATTGGGTTTACCTGCTGGTGAATACAGCATTGAAGCCAATATGACCGCCGATGATGTCACTGAAACCGCAGATACCTTCATTGCTGCCACCATTGAAAAAGTTCACTTCGTTAGTGCCTCGGGCGTGATGATGGCTGAACTTGGTAACGGACTCGGCACAGTTTCAGTACTTGAAATTTCTGAAGTTTCATAA
- the fliH gene encoding flagellar assembly protein FliH: MKKTQIPDQRFRLSADRVRCHQFAPLHAPEVDHNAAEPNWQDYQQAFDKGFDEGVEKGHEAGLISGHEEGQQKGYASGFNQGRIEGQQKGKDSIDEQLNSIIAPLSAMKSLLEEGHSQQIMQQQDLILDLVRRVSIQVIRCELTLQPQQILALVEETLAAIPDDPTAVKIHLEPSAVVKLKELAADKIQQWTLVADSNISAGGCRIVSDKSDADASMETRLNACLDQVESHLKSQPKNSQTSEASVEH, encoded by the coding sequence ATGAAAAAGACCCAAATACCTGATCAGCGTTTTCGCCTCAGTGCCGACAGAGTCAGATGTCACCAATTTGCGCCATTACACGCGCCAGAAGTTGACCACAATGCCGCTGAGCCAAACTGGCAAGACTACCAACAAGCCTTTGATAAAGGTTTTGATGAAGGCGTTGAAAAAGGCCATGAAGCAGGGCTTATTTCAGGTCATGAAGAAGGCCAGCAAAAAGGTTATGCTTCAGGATTTAATCAAGGCCGAATTGAAGGCCAGCAAAAAGGAAAAGACAGCATTGATGAGCAATTAAATAGCATCATAGCGCCCCTTTCTGCGATGAAATCGTTACTAGAAGAAGGCCATAGTCAGCAAATTATGCAACAACAAGATCTTATTTTAGATCTTGTTAGACGGGTATCAATTCAAGTCATTCGTTGTGAGTTAACGCTTCAGCCGCAACAAATTCTTGCATTAGTGGAAGAAACGTTAGCAGCTATACCTGATGACCCAACGGCAGTTAAAATCCATCTTGAACCTAGCGCGGTGGTTAAACTTAAAGAACTCGCTGCAGATAAAATTCAGCAATGGACGTTAGTGGCTGACAGCAATATTAGTGCTGGCGGTTGCCGTATTGTCAGTGACAAGTCAGATGCCGATGCATCGATGGAAACTCGCCTGAATGCTTGTTTAGATCAGGTAGAATCACATCTTAAAAGTCAGCCAAAAAACTCCCAAACTAGTGAGGCAAGTGTTGAACACTAG
- the flgE gene encoding flagellar hook protein FlgE: MSFNIALSGLQATTQDLNNISNNIANSSTVGFRSGRSEFAAIYNGGQPGGVNMMSTSQNFSMGGSLAYTGRQLDMGIQGDGFFVLNAQDGSTMYSRAGMFNQDANGYVTDPEGNRLQGYSVGPGGQLQTGNVTDLRVQSGALPASATTTVGLVSNLDARVDAIDQTETPFDHDDASTYHSSSTVTTYDSQGNEHALTQYYVKTGDNEWEVHYMMNDEDITPAGGHQLVFDENGTLTSGADFTLDVPDSITGGAASMSLALSYDKSTQYAADYNNSSLSQNGYTSGELNGIRLDDGGNLYGTYTNGEEQLQGQVVLADFSNPNGLTPVGQNAWAATNAAGQPMIGAPTTGTLGSINAGYLESSNVDTTAEMVNLMSAQRNYQSNAKVLDANSTMQQALLNVI, encoded by the coding sequence ATGTCTTTCAATATCGCATTAAGTGGTTTACAAGCAACGACTCAAGACCTTAATAACATCAGTAATAACATTGCTAACTCGTCAACCGTGGGTTTTAGAAGTGGCCGTAGTGAATTTGCTGCGATTTATAACGGCGGCCAACCCGGTGGTGTCAACATGATGTCCACCAGCCAAAACTTCTCAATGGGTGGCAGCCTAGCTTACACTGGCCGCCAGCTTGATATGGGGATCCAAGGGGATGGTTTTTTTGTCCTTAATGCGCAAGATGGTAGCACCATGTATTCGCGCGCAGGCATGTTTAATCAAGATGCCAACGGTTATGTCACCGATCCTGAAGGCAACCGCTTACAAGGTTACAGTGTCGGCCCTGGTGGCCAACTGCAAACAGGTAATGTCACCGACCTACGGGTTCAATCAGGGGCATTACCCGCTTCAGCCACCACCACTGTTGGCCTAGTGTCAAACCTTGATGCCCGTGTTGATGCCATTGATCAAACTGAAACACCATTCGACCATGACGATGCTTCGACTTACCACTCTTCAAGTACCGTCACCACTTATGACTCACAAGGTAATGAACACGCTTTAACTCAGTATTACGTTAAAACAGGTGATAACGAGTGGGAAGTCCATTACATGATGAATGATGAAGATATAACCCCAGCGGGCGGTCATCAATTAGTGTTTGATGAAAATGGCACTCTCACCTCGGGCGCAGATTTCACTCTCGATGTTCCTGACAGTATTACTGGCGGCGCAGCAAGCATGAGTCTGGCACTTAGCTATGACAAAAGCACCCAGTACGCCGCTGACTACAACAACTCAAGTTTAAGCCAAAATGGTTATACCTCTGGTGAGTTAAACGGTATTCGCTTAGATGATGGCGGCAACTTATACGGCACTTACACCAACGGCGAAGAGCAACTACAGGGTCAAGTGGTACTGGCTGATTTCAGTAACCCTAATGGACTAACGCCTGTGGGTCAAAACGCCTGGGCTGCCACTAACGCTGCAGGTCAGCCGATGATTGGCGCACCAACCACTGGCACCCTAGGGTCAATTAACGCTGGCTACTTAGAAAGCTCAAACGTTGATACCACAGCGGAAATGGTTAACTTGATGAGCGCCCAGCGTAACTATCAATCCAATGCCAAAGTATTGGATGCCAACTCAACCATGCAACAAGCATTACTTAACGTAATTTAA
- the flgA gene encoding flagellar basal body P-ring formation chaperone FlgA, producing MQVIESELQQWQRQAGLDSIKHSINVTIPSGAANLAICPAAVLITTGTRLPFGNIQRRASCEDEGWSLFIRARVNVSAKVPVANRPLLRGEHISSDDIELLWLTLTASDRDFITQRKQLIGNQVNHKVRRHRAIKVSQITSPQWVNIGDRVVIEAKMDGFYANMTGEALESGGEGATIRVRNLSSGKVIHAYPIAQGRVSTLF from the coding sequence ATGCAAGTTATAGAATCTGAATTGCAGCAGTGGCAGCGTCAAGCGGGCTTAGACTCCATCAAGCATTCAATTAATGTGACCATTCCCTCTGGAGCGGCAAATTTGGCTATTTGTCCCGCTGCAGTGCTCATTACTACCGGGACTCGCTTACCCTTTGGCAATATCCAAAGGCGAGCAAGTTGTGAAGATGAAGGCTGGAGCTTATTTATTCGCGCCCGGGTTAATGTCAGCGCGAAGGTGCCAGTGGCTAATCGGCCCCTGTTACGGGGGGAGCATATTTCCTCTGACGATATCGAACTGCTGTGGCTTACATTAACCGCCTCAGACCGAGACTTCATTACTCAAAGAAAGCAGTTGATTGGCAATCAAGTTAATCATAAAGTGCGTCGACATCGGGCCATTAAAGTGTCGCAAATCACCTCACCCCAATGGGTTAACATTGGCGATAGGGTGGTGATAGAAGCTAAAATGGATGGCTTTTATGCCAATATGACGGGTGAAGCGCTTGAGTCTGGCGGAGAAGGGGCCACAATTCGAGTGCGTAATCTTAGTTCGGGTAAGGTTATTCATGCCTATCCCATTGCCCAGGGCAGAGTCAGTACACTTTTCTGA
- a CDS encoding flagellar motor switch protein FliG, translated as MNELDINLDNLDQAAMILLSMGEKGAAQVMAHLDRNDVQHLSHKMARLSSITQHEADAVIGRFFKRYQEQSGIARASRSYLQKTLDLALGDRVAKSLIDSIYGDEIKTLVKRLEWVDPKLLAREITNEHCQLQAVLLGLLPPESAAQVLSGLPEAGQDELLVRIAQLGELERGVVEELRHLVERCMLIAMEKSHTQVSGVRQVADILNRFDGNREQLMEMIKLHDKKLASEVADNMFDFIILGRQKAETLQDIMALVPADTLALALKGIEPELKKTLLTALPKRMSSAIETQVEAIGTVPLSQAIAARKDIMELAKQMMDEGQIELQLFEEQVVE; from the coding sequence ATGAATGAACTTGATATAAATTTAGATAACCTTGACCAAGCCGCAATGATCTTATTGAGCATGGGCGAAAAAGGCGCAGCACAAGTTATGGCGCATTTAGATCGCAATGATGTGCAACACTTGAGTCATAAAATGGCTCGTCTATCGAGCATTACGCAGCATGAAGCTGATGCGGTAATTGGCCGCTTCTTTAAGCGCTACCAAGAACAATCAGGTATTGCCCGAGCATCACGGTCATACCTACAGAAAACCTTAGATTTAGCACTGGGTGATCGGGTGGCTAAAAGTCTGATTGATAGTATTTATGGTGATGAAATCAAAACATTAGTTAAGCGCCTAGAGTGGGTCGACCCGAAACTACTTGCTCGCGAAATTACTAATGAACACTGTCAATTACAAGCCGTACTTTTAGGCTTGTTACCACCAGAAAGTGCAGCTCAAGTACTTTCTGGTTTACCTGAAGCGGGTCAAGATGAGCTATTAGTGCGTATTGCTCAATTAGGTGAGCTTGAACGTGGCGTCGTTGAAGAACTGCGTCACCTTGTTGAACGTTGCATGCTTATCGCAATGGAAAAAAGCCATACGCAAGTTTCAGGTGTACGCCAAGTGGCTGACATTCTCAACCGCTTTGATGGCAACCGTGAACAATTGATGGAAATGATCAAACTTCACGATAAGAAGCTTGCCAGCGAAGTCGCTGATAACATGTTCGACTTCATTATTTTAGGTCGCCAAAAAGCAGAAACATTGCAAGATATAATGGCACTCGTTCCTGCCGATACCTTAGCCCTAGCCCTTAAAGGTATTGAGCCAGAACTTAAAAAGACCCTGTTAACTGCGTTACCGAAACGCATGTCTTCAGCCATTGAAACTCAGGTTGAAGCCATTGGTACTGTGCCATTAAGTCAAGCAATTGCTGCCCGTAAAGACATTATGGAACTAGCAAAACAAATGATGGACGAAGGCCAGATTGAATTGCAGTTATTTGAAGAGCAAGTGGTGGAATAA
- a CDS encoding flagellar basal body rod protein FlgF, with amino-acid sequence MDKMLYTAATGAARIMEAQAIRANNLANADTTGFKADLERVNSMVVAPTGNSLHTRVLAQTESSGFSQQAGTLDPTGRTLDLAISDQGLFSVMTAEGEAYTRSGVVVPDAQGQLTIDGRPVVGVDGPIALPEYRELFIGDDGRISIIADQGNITEEVGQLKLVNPELQQLNKGHDGLFYSRDGLQLAAADDVQVRSGYLESSNVQAVSELISAMDLGRQFEVQVKLMKSAEKLAEAGNRLLRDA; translated from the coding sequence ATGGATAAGATGCTTTACACCGCAGCCACAGGCGCAGCAAGAATTATGGAAGCCCAGGCTATTCGGGCTAACAACCTTGCCAATGCTGATACCACAGGTTTCAAAGCCGACTTAGAAAGGGTTAATTCCATGGTTGTTGCCCCTACAGGTAACAGCTTGCACACCCGAGTATTAGCCCAGACTGAAAGCAGTGGATTTAGCCAGCAAGCTGGCACGTTAGATCCCACAGGTCGCACTTTAGATTTAGCCATAAGTGATCAGGGTTTATTTAGCGTCATGACGGCTGAGGGTGAAGCATATACCCGCTCAGGCGTGGTTGTTCCTGATGCACAAGGCCAGCTCACTATTGATGGACGCCCTGTTGTTGGCGTCGATGGTCCCATTGCCTTACCAGAATATCGAGAGCTGTTTATTGGTGATGATGGCCGGATCAGCATTATTGCTGATCAAGGCAACATCACTGAAGAAGTCGGCCAACTTAAACTGGTTAATCCTGAATTACAGCAATTGAATAAAGGCCATGATGGCTTATTTTACAGTCGAGATGGGTTGCAATTAGCTGCAGCCGACGACGTTCAGGTACGCAGTGGCTACCTTGAGTCAAGTAATGTGCAAGCGGTGAGCGAGCTGATTTCAGCGATGGATTTAGGTCGTCAGTTTGAAGTTCAGGTAAAACTGATGAAAAGTGCAGAAAAACTCGCTGAAGCCGGTAATCGCTTATTAAGAGATGCTTAA
- the flgC gene encoding flagellar basal body rod protein FlgC codes for MSFGEIYNIAGAGMHAQTIRLNTVASNLANAGAAAETPEQAYRALKPVFTTVYNETQQGKASGAQIEVSAIVESDAPLDLRYEPDHPFANEQGYVAYSNVNTVEEMADMMAASRSFETNVEVMNRARSMQQGLLQLGNK; via the coding sequence ATGTCATTTGGTGAAATTTATAACATTGCTGGTGCGGGCATGCATGCACAAACCATTCGCTTAAACACCGTTGCCAGTAATTTAGCCAATGCTGGGGCCGCAGCAGAAACGCCAGAGCAAGCATACCGCGCCTTAAAGCCTGTGTTCACCACGGTCTACAATGAGACTCAGCAAGGTAAAGCTAGCGGTGCCCAAATTGAAGTTAGCGCCATTGTTGAATCCGATGCGCCACTTGATTTGCGCTACGAACCCGATCATCCCTTCGCTAATGAACAGGGCTACGTCGCCTATTCAAACGTTAACACCGTTGAAGAAATGGCCGACATGATGGCGGCAAGTCGATCATTTGAAACCAATGTCGAAGTGATGAACCGCGCCCGCTCAATGCAGCAAGGTTTGCTCCAGTTAGGAAATAAATAA
- the fliI gene encoding flagellar protein export ATPase FliI, with product MRQVLNTSATILDWPTVPVAQVYGKLTRVNGLLLEAVGCQLGTGDRCHIECRDGHRVEAEVVAFYKDTVCLMPIEQTSGLMPGARVIPISGRCKVPVGSGLLGRVLDGLGQPLDDLGPLTQVQYVPMVQKVTNPLKRTPITEPLDVGIRAINALLPVGRGQRLGLFAGSGVGKSVLLGMMTRFTEADIVIVGLIGERGREVREFIDESLGEEGRKRAVVIAAPADTTPLMRMRAMRLCHHIASAYRDQGKRVLLLVDSLTRYAQAQREIALSLGEPPATKGYPPSAFAKLPSLVEMAGNGQHPVGTLTAFYTVLTEGDDQQDPIADAARAILDGHIVLSRQLAEQGHYPAIDINQSVSRLAAQIAQQDSLAQAQVFRHLNSKYQQVKELLPLGGYQAGQDQELDIAVQAYPQMAQFLKQSTSTRADHQHSIEQLQTLIESFGYSAPT from the coding sequence GTGAGGCAAGTGTTGAACACTAGTGCAACGATTCTCGATTGGCCAACGGTTCCAGTAGCGCAAGTTTACGGTAAATTGACCCGTGTAAATGGCTTACTATTAGAAGCCGTCGGCTGCCAATTAGGTACCGGTGACCGCTGTCATATTGAATGCCGTGATGGTCATCGAGTTGAAGCTGAAGTGGTCGCTTTTTATAAAGACACTGTCTGCTTAATGCCAATTGAGCAAACCTCAGGATTGATGCCTGGGGCACGAGTCATACCTATTTCTGGTCGCTGCAAAGTGCCCGTAGGTTCAGGTTTACTCGGCCGAGTACTCGACGGTTTAGGCCAACCTCTTGATGATCTTGGCCCGTTAACCCAAGTGCAATATGTGCCTATGGTGCAAAAGGTCACTAACCCCCTTAAACGTACCCCGATTACAGAACCATTAGATGTCGGTATTCGAGCAATCAATGCATTACTCCCTGTAGGCAGAGGCCAACGATTAGGCCTATTTGCAGGCTCAGGTGTGGGTAAAAGTGTTCTCCTTGGCATGATGACCCGTTTCACAGAAGCAGACATTGTTATCGTTGGATTGATAGGTGAACGTGGCCGCGAGGTGCGTGAATTTATCGATGAGTCTTTAGGTGAAGAAGGTCGTAAACGCGCAGTCGTTATTGCCGCCCCAGCTGATACCACGCCATTAATGCGTATGCGCGCTATGCGTTTATGTCATCACATAGCAAGCGCGTACCGTGATCAGGGCAAACGAGTATTATTATTGGTTGACTCCCTCACTCGCTACGCCCAAGCGCAACGCGAAATTGCCCTCAGTTTAGGTGAACCGCCAGCAACTAAAGGCTATCCGCCTTCAGCATTTGCAAAGTTGCCATCTCTGGTTGAGATGGCCGGTAATGGTCAGCATCCAGTTGGCACACTTACGGCATTTTATACCGTATTGACTGAAGGCGACGATCAACAAGATCCCATTGCTGATGCTGCCAGAGCCATTTTAGATGGCCACATTGTGTTAAGTCGTCAACTTGCTGAACAAGGGCATTACCCTGCCATTGATATCAATCAATCTGTCAGCCGACTAGCAGCACAAATCGCACAACAAGACAGCCTAGCGCAAGCTCAGGTCTTTAGACACCTCAATAGCAAATACCAGCAGGTAAAAGAATTACTGCCGCTAGGTGGCTATCAAGCTGGCCAAGATCAAGAGCTCGATATTGCCGTGCAAGCCTACCCTCAAATGGCACAATTTCTTAAGCAGTCGACCAGTACTCGGGCTGATCATCAGCACAGTATTGAACAACTGCAGACACTTATTGAAAGCTTTGGCTATAGCGCGCCAACTTAG
- the flgM gene encoding flagellar biosynthesis anti-sigma factor FlgM — protein sequence MMDINKISSPVTADMGTTKSKANNTPKPEVVELSPRAMPTQNAVSDDWQLIEKTQPQLAQVDDFDADKVAQLRQALQQGTFSLDVEQLAEAMKQTHG from the coding sequence ATGATGGATATCAACAAAATATCAAGTCCTGTGACAGCGGACATGGGCACGACGAAGAGCAAGGCGAATAATACGCCTAAGCCAGAAGTCGTGGAGCTTAGCCCAAGAGCTATGCCAACTCAAAATGCAGTGAGTGACGACTGGCAATTAATTGAAAAGACACAGCCTCAACTGGCCCAGGTGGACGATTTTGATGCTGATAAAGTAGCGCAACTTCGTCAAGCATTACAGCAAGGTACGTTTAGCCTTGATGTGGAACAATTAGCAGAGGCAATGAAGCAAACCCATGGCTAA